A single Phycisphaerae bacterium DNA region contains:
- a CDS encoding D-alanine--D-alanine ligase — protein sequence MRIGLTYDLRSDYLAEGFTELETAEFDRPDTIIAIESALRGLRFETDRIGHFRQLVQRVAAGDRWDLVFNIAEGLHGIGRESQVPALLDAYEIPYTFSDPLVNALTLHKALAKRVVRDAGIPTADFFVVERMEDVATAALPFPVFAKPIAEGTAKGIDGRSKIRSREELDAACARLLAAYRQPVLVETFLPGREFTVGIVGTGPAARVIGTMEIELLASADPEIYTYTNKEHCEERVRYHRASDSLARRAESVSLAAYRVLGCRDAGRVDVRADAQGEIRFLEINPLAGLHPEHSDLPIICTLHGIPFQELIRQIVESAAARSSAAGIRQLVAQA from the coding sequence ATGCGGATCGGTCTGACCTACGATCTGCGGTCGGACTATCTCGCAGAGGGTTTCACCGAACTGGAAACGGCTGAGTTCGACCGGCCCGACACGATCATTGCGATCGAGTCCGCGCTGCGAGGACTGAGGTTCGAGACGGACCGGATCGGCCATTTTCGCCAACTGGTGCAGCGGGTTGCCGCGGGAGATCGCTGGGATCTTGTCTTTAATATCGCGGAAGGGCTTCATGGCATCGGGCGCGAGTCGCAGGTGCCGGCGCTTCTCGATGCCTATGAGATTCCGTACACCTTCTCCGATCCGCTCGTTAACGCGCTGACGCTGCACAAGGCGCTGGCCAAACGCGTCGTCCGCGATGCCGGGATTCCCACCGCCGATTTCTTCGTGGTTGAGCGAATGGAGGATGTCGCCACTGCGGCACTGCCGTTCCCGGTGTTTGCCAAGCCGATTGCCGAGGGAACCGCAAAGGGCATCGACGGACGCTCCAAGATCCGATCGCGGGAGGAACTAGATGCGGCTTGCGCGAGGCTGCTGGCAGCGTATCGGCAGCCGGTCCTCGTGGAGACATTCCTGCCGGGCCGTGAATTCACTGTCGGCATCGTCGGAACCGGACCGGCCGCCCGGGTGATCGGCACGATGGAAATAGAGCTGCTGGCCAGTGCCGATCCGGAGATCTACACCTACACCAACAAGGAGCACTGCGAAGAACGGGTGCGGTATCATCGCGCAAGTGATTCCCTGGCACGGCGTGCAGAGTCGGTCTCCTTGGCCGCCTATCGCGTGCTGGGCTGTCGTGACGCCGGTCGCGTGGATGTCCGCGCCGATGCGCAAGGCGAGATTCGATTCCTCGAAATCAACCCGCTCGCCGGGCTTCACCCCGAACATTCCGATCTACCGATCATCTGCACGCTGCATGGCATCCCTTTTCAGGAACTCATTCGGCAGATCGTCGAATCAGCGGCAGCCCGATCGTCTGCGGCGGGGATTCGACAACTCGTCGCGCAGGCCTGA
- a CDS encoding GNAT family N-acetyltransferase: MQLTFRTHVEPPDREHVRRMVSSSGFFRPDEVPVAVELVTETLEKEDASGYSFIFAEADGEPVGYACFGLIPCTLTSYDLYWIVVDDACRGRGIGIELMRRVEASVAKQGGKRIYIETSTRDLYTPTRRFYEKCGYEIVATLPDFYADNDGKHIFHRSLGRIHPA, encoded by the coding sequence ATGCAACTGACATTTCGTACGCATGTCGAACCGCCGGACAGGGAACATGTCCGGCGAATGGTTTCGTCGTCCGGGTTCTTTCGCCCTGATGAAGTGCCGGTTGCGGTTGAACTGGTGACAGAGACGCTCGAAAAAGAGGATGCGTCGGGCTATTCGTTCATTTTCGCCGAAGCAGACGGCGAGCCGGTGGGCTACGCGTGCTTTGGTCTCATTCCCTGCACACTGACCAGCTACGATCTGTACTGGATTGTTGTTGACGATGCGTGTCGCGGCCGAGGCATCGGCATCGAGCTGATGCGGCGGGTGGAGGCGTCGGTCGCGAAGCAGGGCGGAAAACGAATCTACATCGAAACATCAACGCGGGATCTCTATACGCCGACACGGCGGTTCTACGAAAAGTGCGGCTACGAGATTGTCGCAACGCTGCCGGACTTTTATGCGGACAATGACGGGAAACATATCTTTCATCGGTCGCTCGGAAGGATTCACCCGGCCTGA
- the smc gene encoding chromosome segregation protein SMC → MILKKLTATGFKSFADKTEFEFDKGITCIVGPNGCGKSNVVDAIKWVLGEQSAKSLRGKNMLDVIFNGSGTRKSSGLAQVDLTFDNSDGTLPADQTDVVISRRLYRSGESEYLINKAPARLKDIRELFLDTGIGVDAYSVIEQGRVDLMLQANPQERRAIFEEAAGINKYKHQKKEAFRRLERVNQNLQRVQDVVEEIEKRLRSVKLAAGKARNYESYMSRLRELRSRHALSEYHRLRIALDELTRVANELHDRVTALRTELSSNEARTSETNVRIVDLERETQEVESRLHEVQSRMTAMQERIAASERRIVDQQGLLDRSRERLSQFDEQVAALNSKISAQREAAEGIENELAAVADDQRQCQSEDTACAHELNERKVAIEEAKESIFEMARRTSQLNNELQGHGIQRESIHVQKSKLDTRAQEIAAAIDAAETAQRERIDRRSQIDAVIAEKTTSLDHTRSRIAEAAQQRAALHEQIAAAKEHRSGLDSRRQLLEEMDRKHEGLLAGAREILERRDTDSTGAAFAYVRGAVGEIFETDVAHARLVEAVLGSLETYLVATNRIALLSDLDSFGELSGRIQSFCLDSIPPHIGGPDLSAQDGFVARILDWVRVPEDCQHLARHLLGRTYVVRDLNAAAAMARLDSGARFVTPDGVVLECDGRVSIGSLASDTGLISRRSELRELTRELAEVANRIATMSGELQTRDSEVSHLEQMQSDLRTALYEANTERVEVQATLNNLENTMRRLAQEGPLVASEIAVLDRRLGEIDARETEARQALTIVEQRYYDAEQLSGRLQGEIDELLVRRQAISERMTSARVRVGELSQRRSAVAESIREFEAAAIQLDADRRRAESDVIEAQERIEQSQRQIDEARATLDQLSEENTTLVHRSMTLRQERDNLREACEQLARDARRLRGELEAVESDLHEREIKLQEIRVRIEDLTSRIAEELSVDLAAQYESYVPDQTEDWPAIEAEMSDLRQKIERLGNVNLDAIREQEELEQRLEFLVKQLEDLRLSERQLGSLIERLNEESQQRFVETFNAVSEHFTKLFKKLFGGGKAEVVLLDPNDVLECGIEITARPPGKEPRNISQLSGGEKTMTAIALLMAVFRSRPSPFVLLDEVDAALDEANNIRFSNVVKEFVELSQFIVITHSKRTMAIADVMYGVTMQEAGVSKRVSVRFDDERKTNAAVA, encoded by the coding sequence ATGATTCTAAAAAAACTCACCGCGACGGGCTTCAAAAGCTTTGCTGACAAGACCGAATTCGAGTTCGACAAGGGCATCACCTGCATCGTCGGACCCAACGGCTGTGGCAAGAGCAACGTCGTCGACGCCATCAAGTGGGTGCTGGGCGAACAGTCCGCCAAGAGTCTTCGCGGCAAGAACATGCTCGACGTCATTTTCAATGGATCCGGAACGCGCAAATCCAGCGGTCTGGCCCAGGTCGATCTGACGTTTGACAACTCCGACGGGACCCTTCCCGCCGATCAGACCGACGTGGTCATCTCGCGCCGGCTCTATCGCAGCGGCGAGAGCGAATACCTCATCAACAAAGCGCCGGCCCGCCTGAAAGACATCCGCGAACTGTTTCTCGACACGGGCATCGGCGTGGACGCATACAGCGTCATCGAGCAGGGCCGCGTCGATCTGATGCTTCAGGCCAATCCGCAGGAACGCCGAGCAATTTTTGAGGAAGCGGCGGGCATCAACAAATACAAGCACCAGAAGAAGGAGGCATTCCGCCGGCTCGAGCGAGTGAATCAGAACCTCCAGCGCGTTCAGGACGTGGTCGAGGAAATTGAAAAACGACTCAGAAGCGTCAAGCTCGCGGCGGGCAAGGCGCGAAACTATGAATCGTACATGTCCCGGCTGCGCGAACTTCGAAGCCGACATGCCCTCAGCGAATACCACCGGCTGCGCATCGCGTTGGATGAACTGACGCGCGTCGCGAACGAACTCCACGACCGCGTCACGGCCCTTCGCACCGAGCTGTCATCGAATGAAGCCCGGACGAGCGAGACGAATGTGCGCATTGTCGACCTGGAACGCGAAACGCAGGAAGTCGAATCCCGGCTTCATGAGGTTCAGTCCCGGATGACGGCCATGCAGGAGCGAATCGCCGCGAGTGAACGACGGATCGTCGATCAGCAAGGCCTGCTTGACCGATCGCGCGAGCGTCTGTCGCAGTTCGACGAGCAGGTTGCGGCGTTGAACTCGAAAATCTCCGCTCAGCGCGAAGCGGCCGAGGGGATTGAAAACGAACTGGCCGCAGTCGCTGATGACCAGCGTCAATGCCAGAGCGAAGACACCGCCTGCGCCCACGAGCTGAACGAACGAAAAGTCGCAATCGAGGAAGCGAAGGAGAGCATTTTTGAAATGGCTCGGCGGACGAGTCAGCTCAATAACGAACTCCAGGGACACGGCATTCAGCGAGAGTCGATCCATGTTCAGAAATCGAAGCTCGACACCCGCGCACAGGAGATCGCCGCCGCCATCGATGCAGCCGAGACCGCACAACGGGAACGCATCGATCGCCGTTCCCAGATCGACGCGGTCATCGCGGAAAAAACAACGAGCCTCGATCACACACGCTCTCGAATCGCCGAAGCGGCCCAGCAGCGGGCGGCATTGCACGAGCAGATCGCGGCCGCGAAGGAACATCGCAGCGGACTTGATAGTCGCCGCCAATTGCTCGAAGAGATGGATCGCAAGCACGAGGGCCTTCTCGCAGGCGCCCGGGAGATTCTCGAGCGTCGCGACACCGACAGCACCGGGGCGGCATTCGCCTATGTCCGCGGCGCGGTCGGAGAAATCTTCGAGACCGATGTCGCCCATGCGCGACTCGTGGAGGCCGTTCTCGGTTCGCTGGAAACCTACCTGGTCGCGACGAACCGAATCGCCCTGCTTTCTGATCTGGATTCGTTCGGCGAATTGTCGGGCCGCATTCAATCGTTCTGCCTTGATTCGATCCCGCCGCACATTGGCGGGCCGGACCTGTCGGCCCAGGATGGATTTGTCGCCAGAATTCTTGACTGGGTACGGGTGCCAGAAGATTGTCAACACCTGGCACGGCACCTGCTTGGTCGTACTTATGTCGTCCGCGATCTCAATGCAGCCGCCGCCATGGCGCGGCTCGACTCCGGCGCGCGGTTCGTGACGCCGGACGGCGTTGTACTTGAGTGCGACGGCCGTGTCAGCATCGGTTCACTGGCCAGCGATACCGGGCTAATCAGCCGGCGAAGCGAGCTTCGTGAGCTGACTCGCGAACTGGCTGAAGTTGCCAATCGCATCGCCACGATGTCCGGCGAATTGCAGACCCGCGATTCCGAGGTCAGCCACCTCGAACAGATGCAGTCGGACCTGCGCACCGCCTTGTACGAAGCGAACACCGAGCGTGTCGAGGTGCAGGCCACTTTGAATAACCTTGAGAACACAATGCGCCGGCTGGCGCAGGAAGGCCCGCTCGTCGCTTCTGAGATTGCGGTGCTTGACCGCCGACTGGGCGAGATTGACGCCCGGGAGACCGAAGCCCGACAGGCGCTGACGATCGTCGAACAGCGTTACTACGATGCCGAACAGCTCTCCGGCCGCCTTCAGGGCGAAATTGATGAGTTGCTCGTCCGGCGGCAGGCCATCTCCGAGCGCATGACGTCCGCACGCGTTCGTGTCGGCGAGTTGTCACAGCGGCGCAGCGCCGTCGCCGAGTCGATTCGGGAATTCGAGGCAGCGGCGATTCAGCTCGATGCTGACCGACGCCGAGCCGAGAGCGACGTCATCGAAGCGCAGGAGCGGATCGAGCAATCACAACGCCAGATCGACGAAGCCCGAGCCACGCTTGACCAGCTTTCCGAAGAAAACACGACGCTGGTCCATCGCAGCATGACGTTGCGTCAGGAGCGCGACAACCTGCGCGAAGCCTGTGAACAGCTTGCCCGTGACGCACGGCGGCTTCGCGGCGAACTGGAAGCGGTCGAATCCGACCTGCACGAGCGGGAGATCAAACTTCAGGAGATTCGTGTACGCATTGAAGACCTGACATCCCGCATCGCCGAGGAATTGTCGGTCGATCTGGCGGCGCAGTATGAGTCCTATGTGCCCGATCAGACAGAGGACTGGCCCGCGATCGAGGCCGAGATGAGCGACCTGCGCCAGAAGATCGAACGCCTCGGCAACGTGAATCTCGACGCCATCCGGGAGCAGGAAGAACTCGAACAGCGACTCGAATTTCTCGTCAAGCAGCTTGAGGACCTTCGGTTGAGCGAACGACAGCTCGGGTCGCTCATCGAACGCCTGAACGAGGAGTCGCAGCAGCGATTTGTCGAGACCTTCAACGCCGTGTCCGAGCACTTCACCAAGCTGTTCAAGAAGCTCTTCGGCGGCGGCAAAGCCGAGGTCGTGCTGCTCGATCCCAACGACGTCCTCGAGTGCGGCATCGAGATCACCGCACGGCCGCCGGGCAAAGAGCCGAGAAACATCAGTCAGCTATCGGGCGGTGAGAAAACGATGACCGCTATCGCGCTGCTGATGGCGGTGTTCCGGAGCCGGCCGTCACCCTTCGTGCTGCTGGACGAAGTCGATGCGGCGCTCGACGAGGCGAATAACATCCGGTTCAGCAATGTCGTGAAAGAGTTTGTCGAACTCTCGCAGTTCATCGTCATCACGCACTCCAAACGCACCATGGCGATCGCAGACGTGATGTACGGCGTGACGATGCAGGAAGCCGGCGTCTCCAAACGCGTCAGCGTTCGGTTTGATGACGAACGCAAGACGAACGCGGCGGTGGCATAG
- a CDS encoding D-alanine--D-alanine ligase, with amino-acid sequence MRILFLHDDIPTDAPPDAVDAVVQAEFIGKVLSQCGIESSRMAFTADLSAMRKRIAAAAPDLVFNLVESVGGAGRLIHLAPALLDAMAVPYTGAGTEAMFLTSNKLLAKRWLARGNMPTPAWAEINRGRLMAHGGAVFPAKYLVKSVWEEASIGIDDSSVILAAAAETLESEIKIRRQQLGGDAFAEVYVDGREFNLSLLTEGLGGCEVLPPAEIKFVGYPADKPRIVTYAAKWDESAFEYVNTTRTFDFATADRPLLDTLSDLARRCWTVFGLRGYARVDFRVDAAGCPFILEVNANPCLAPDAGFMAAAANAGLSNQAVVTRIVEDAR; translated from the coding sequence ATGCGGATTCTCTTTCTGCACGACGACATCCCAACCGATGCGCCCCCCGACGCAGTCGATGCCGTGGTGCAGGCCGAATTCATCGGCAAGGTTCTGTCGCAATGCGGCATCGAATCGTCACGCATGGCGTTTACAGCCGATCTGTCCGCCATGCGAAAGCGTATCGCCGCGGCGGCGCCCGATCTGGTGTTCAATCTGGTTGAATCGGTTGGAGGCGCGGGCCGCCTGATCCATCTGGCGCCCGCGCTGCTGGACGCGATGGCGGTGCCCTACACCGGCGCGGGGACGGAAGCCATGTTTCTGACCTCGAACAAACTGCTGGCCAAACGCTGGCTCGCGCGCGGCAACATGCCGACACCGGCATGGGCCGAGATCAATCGTGGACGGCTCATGGCACATGGCGGCGCGGTGTTCCCGGCGAAGTATCTCGTCAAGTCCGTGTGGGAGGAGGCGTCCATCGGCATCGATGACTCGTCGGTCATACTTGCCGCGGCGGCCGAAACGCTGGAGTCCGAGATCAAAATTCGTCGCCAACAATTGGGCGGCGACGCCTTCGCCGAGGTCTACGTGGATGGCCGGGAATTCAATCTCTCATTGCTGACAGAGGGGCTCGGCGGATGCGAAGTGCTGCCGCCGGCCGAAATCAAGTTTGTCGGTTACCCGGCGGACAAGCCGCGAATCGTCACCTATGCGGCGAAGTGGGATGAAAGCGCGTTTGAGTATGTCAATACAACCAGAACGTTCGACTTTGCCACGGCGGATCGACCACTGTTGGACACGCTTTCCGACCTTGCCCGCCGATGCTGGACGGTGTTCGGACTTCGCGGTTATGCCCGCGTCGATTTTCGTGTTGATGCGGCGGGATGTCCATTCATTCTGGAGGTAAATGCCAATCCGTGCCTGGCGCCCGACGCGGGCTTCATGGCGGCCGCGGCGAACGCAGGGTTGAGCAATCAGGCCGTCGTGACGAGAATCGTCGAAGACGCCCGCTGA
- a CDS encoding alginate export family protein, with translation MTWAQLGLNQPAPRSDLGSAFLERQRALERENQRRLQESLPAAQKFRVDYGGWFNTYFYMFDDGIESSRTLRQYEGRLWLSFSADEGIHEGYARMRATYNDWNHGDNFFPNHDDLDGPNLERGWYVFDVAKALRRDERFDLPVELKFKIGRDLVYAGTGFAIDLPLDHVMIQGEVLHFETTYIAGRTPASTENIDRSRPVADHSNRVFHIIETRYKGWSQHEPFVYVAWQDDHTSEDPPDLLQQYRYDSRYIGWGSTGELIENLRYSSEWVLERGKSYNDQRFMKRSEIKAWGFDQRLDYYFRHRMKPVISAQWMFASGDADRLGSPTNAKGGNRGDHVDNSFVGFGFRDTGLALAPRLSNIHVWRAGGSFRPFPESRFTRDLELGNDFYVFYKHHADAAISDTLADVQSGYLGWEMDYYANWRLTNDLAWTVRFGSFFPGRSFSDQTTRTFLLTGITWSF, from the coding sequence GTGACATGGGCTCAGCTGGGGCTGAACCAGCCGGCTCCACGCTCAGATCTTGGCAGCGCGTTTCTGGAGCGGCAGCGCGCACTGGAGCGAGAGAATCAGCGTCGATTGCAGGAATCGCTGCCGGCAGCGCAAAAGTTCCGCGTGGACTACGGCGGCTGGTTCAACACTTACTTCTACATGTTCGATGACGGAATCGAGAGCAGCCGCACGCTTCGGCAGTATGAGGGCCGGCTGTGGCTGTCTTTCAGCGCCGACGAGGGCATTCATGAAGGTTACGCTCGCATGCGGGCCACCTACAACGACTGGAATCACGGCGACAATTTTTTTCCGAATCACGACGATCTGGACGGCCCGAACCTGGAGCGTGGCTGGTATGTGTTCGATGTCGCCAAGGCGCTTCGGCGGGATGAGCGTTTCGATCTTCCGGTTGAGCTGAAGTTCAAGATTGGTCGCGACCTTGTCTATGCGGGCACCGGTTTTGCGATCGATCTTCCGCTGGATCATGTGATGATCCAGGGTGAAGTTCTGCATTTCGAAACGACCTACATTGCGGGGCGCACCCCGGCGAGTACTGAGAATATTGATCGCAGCCGACCGGTGGCCGACCACAGCAACCGGGTTTTCCACATCATCGAGACGCGATACAAGGGCTGGAGTCAGCACGAGCCATTTGTCTATGTGGCCTGGCAGGACGACCACACGTCCGAGGATCCACCGGACCTGCTTCAGCAATACCGGTACGACTCCCGGTACATCGGGTGGGGTTCGACGGGCGAGTTGATCGAGAACCTCCGCTACAGTTCGGAATGGGTCCTGGAGCGCGGCAAGAGCTATAACGACCAGCGCTTCATGAAGCGATCGGAGATCAAGGCATGGGGTTTTGATCAGCGTCTGGACTACTACTTCCGACACAGAATGAAGCCGGTGATCTCCGCTCAATGGATGTTCGCCAGCGGCGACGCCGACCGGCTCGGCAGTCCGACGAACGCCAAGGGCGGGAACCGCGGCGATCACGTTGACAACAGCTTCGTGGGTTTCGGGTTTCGTGACACGGGATTGGCACTGGCTCCGCGTCTGTCGAACATTCATGTGTGGCGCGCGGGCGGTTCGTTTCGGCCGTTCCCGGAATCGCGGTTCACGCGCGATCTGGAACTGGGCAATGACTTCTACGTCTTTTACAAGCACCATGCCGATGCGGCGATCAGCGATACACTGGCCGACGTTCAGAGCGGCTATCTCGGCTGGGAGATGGACTACTACGCGAACTGGCGCCTCACCAACGACCTCGCGTGGACGGTTCGATTCGGTTCGTTCTTTCCCGGTCGATCGTTTTCGGATCAGACCACGCGGACCTTTTTGCTGACAGGTATCACATGGTCGTTCTAA
- a CDS encoding NAD(P)-dependent oxidoreductase: MNIALTGATGFLGRYITRRLAKAGHRLRCWHRPDSDLTGFGEAEKSIDWVIGSLEAPRAFGDFCCKTDAVIHCALFRPAGLGFRAAGQQAFDEFVRVNLLGTLSLFQAAREYNVPRFIFISTCAVHEVILSDRKLDENHPTRARNHYGAHKAALEQFVHSFGFGDQWPICALRPSGIYGMAHPPKRSRWYDIIQTVKSGRPFNSDAGGKEVHAADVARATELLLSADPQAVQGQAFNCCDMYVSERHVAEIARELSGSRSEIGGANAGPKNQIDTGRIRSLGMTFGGESLLRSTIGELLNG, from the coding sequence ATGAACATCGCTCTGACCGGCGCAACCGGCTTCCTCGGACGCTATATCACCAGACGCCTCGCCAAGGCCGGCCACCGCCTCCGCTGCTGGCATCGGCCCGATTCGGACCTCACCGGCTTCGGCGAGGCCGAAAAGTCCATCGACTGGGTCATCGGCTCGCTCGAAGCTCCCAGGGCATTCGGTGATTTCTGCTGCAAAACGGACGCGGTGATACACTGCGCTCTGTTTCGACCTGCCGGACTCGGCTTCCGGGCCGCAGGGCAGCAGGCATTCGACGAATTTGTCCGCGTGAATCTGCTCGGCACCTTGTCACTTTTTCAGGCGGCTCGCGAATACAACGTTCCACGGTTCATTTTCATTTCCACCTGCGCCGTACACGAAGTCATCCTGTCCGACCGGAAGCTCGACGAAAATCATCCCACCAGGGCCCGAAACCATTACGGCGCGCACAAGGCAGCCCTCGAGCAGTTCGTCCACAGCTTCGGATTCGGCGACCAATGGCCCATTTGCGCGCTGCGCCCTTCCGGAATCTACGGAATGGCGCATCCGCCCAAGAGAAGCCGCTGGTATGACATCATACAAACAGTCAAGAGTGGCCGGCCCTTCAACAGCGATGCAGGCGGAAAAGAGGTGCATGCCGCGGACGTGGCACGCGCGACGGAACTGCTCCTCTCAGCCGATCCTCAGGCCGTACAGGGACAGGCGTTCAACTGCTGCGACATGTACGTCTCGGAAAGACACGTTGCCGAAATCGCCCGCGAGTTGTCCGGAAGCAGATCCGAAATCGGCGGCGCCAATGCCGGACCGAAGAATCAGATCGATACAGGCAGGATTCGTTCCCTCGGCATGACCTTCGGCGGAGAAAGCCTGCTGCGGAGCACCATTGGCGAGTTGCTCAACGGCTAG